The following coding sequences lie in one Carassius gibelio isolate Cgi1373 ecotype wild population from Czech Republic chromosome A17, carGib1.2-hapl.c, whole genome shotgun sequence genomic window:
- the slc5a6b gene encoding solute carrier family 5 member 6 isoform X4, whose translation MDPSGQKYFTIIDYVIFALLLVASMAIGLYYAFTGGRQSTTQEFMYADRSMKCLPLSLSLMATFQSAVAIIGTPAEVYANGTQYWFIGCSYILGLLIPAHIFIPVFYRLHLTSVYQYLELRFCKAVRICGTVTFIFQMVIYMGVGIYTPALALNAVTGFHLWGAVLATGLVCTLYTALGGLKAVVWTDVFQTVVMFTGQLAVIIVGIHQAGGLSDAWVKVRDGGRISGIDLNPDPTVRHTFWTLGVGGVFLMLSLYGVNQAQVQRYLSSRTEREAIMSCYMVLPCLQVALMLSCLMGLVMYACYGNNSPLEQQYITSKDQMMLYFVMDMLQNFPGLPGLFVACLFSASLSTISSAFNSLATVTMVDLIKPHYSMTEARATLLSKILALSYGIICVAMAYVVHLMNSSVLQAALSIFGMVGGPLLGLFCLGIFFPCANSIGAVIGLASGLIMSFWVGIGGFLSRMPSSVQVLPLNSTNTVPAVSGNITVIDAARPVGLNGLYSLSYMWYSALNSSTVVLIGLLISFMTGPTKGDDVASGTVYPVMRTARSLVHKLVKPSACCTSPPEHTIDDHKEINGNVTEDAGTEEETETFLPSNAVSPVEHETSV comes from the exons ATGGATCCCTCGGGGCAGAAGTACTTCACTATTATTGATTATGTGATATTTGCATTGCTGTTGGTGGCCTCCATGGCCATCGGGCTGTACTACGCCTTCACCGGAGGACGCCAGAGCACTACGCAAGAGTTCATGTATGCAGACAGGAGTATGAAGTGCCTgccgctctctctgtctctcatggCCACTTTCCAGTCGGCCGTGGCCATCATTGGCACACCGGCTGAGGTTTACGCCAATGGCACGCAGTACTGGTTTATTGGCTGCTCTTATATTCTGGGTCTCCTGATACCAGCCCATATTTTCATTCCTGTGTTCTACAGACTGCATCTCACCAGTGTTTACCAG tATTTGGAGCTGCGCTTCTGTAAAGCCGTCCGGATTTGTGGCActgttacttttatttttcagatg GTCATTTATATGGGTGTTGGCATCTATACACCTGCTCTTGCATTGAATGCAG TTACTGGTTTTCATTTATGGGGAGCAGTATTGGCGACTGGGTTAGTGTGCACGCTTTATACAGCACTG GGTGGGCTGAAGGCAGTGGTCTGGACCGATGTTTTCCAGACAGTAGTGATGTTTACTGGTCAGCTGGCCGTCATCATTGTGGGCATCCATCAGGCTGGTGGTCTGTCTGATGCCTGGGTGAAAGTCAGGGATGGTGGACGCATCTCAGGGATCGA CCTGAATCCCGACCCAACGGTGAGACACACGTTCTGGACGTTAGGTGTTGGAGGAGTGTTTCTGATGCTGTCTCTGTATGGAGTGAACCAGGCTCAGGTTCAGAGGTACCTCAGTTCCCGCACAGAGAGAGAAGCCATCAT GTCCTGCTATATGGTGCTTCCCTGTCTTCAGGTGGCTCTAATGCTCAGTTGTCTGATGGGGCTGGTCATGTACGCTTGCTATGGTAACAACAGCCCTCTAGAACAGCAGTATATCACGTCCAAAGATCAG ATGATGCTTTACTTTGTCATGGACATGTTACAGAATTTCCCTGGACTTCCTGGACTGTTTGTGGCGTGTTTGTTCAGCGCATCTCTCAG tacaatatcCTCAGCTTTTAACTCATTAGCCACGGTGACGATGGTGGATCTGATCAAACCCCATTACTCAATGACTGAGGCCAGAGCCACTCTGCTGTCAAAGATCCTGG CTCTGTCATATGGGATTATATGTGTGGCTATGGCTTACGTCGTCCATTTGATGAACAGTTCAGTTCTTCAG GCAGCTCTCAGTATCTTCGGGATGGTTGGTGGGCCGCTGCTTGGTCTGTTTTGTCTCGGCATCTTCTTCCCGTGTGCAAATAGCATC GGTGCTGTAATAGGACTTGCCTCAGGTCTGATCATGTCTTTCTGGGTTGGCATTGGTGGCTTTTTGTCTCGGATGCCCAGTTCTGTACAAGTTCTTCCACTCAACTCTACTAACACTGTACCAGCCGTCTCTGGAAACATCACCGTCATCGATGCGGCCAG ACCTGTAGGGCTGAATGGGTTATATTCTCTGTCATACATGTGGTACAGCGCACTCAACTCCTCCACCGTGGTGCTCATCGGACTCCTCATCAGCTTCATGACTG GCCCAACAAAAGGAGACGATGTGGCGTCTGGCACAGTGTATCCTGTGATGAGAACGGCACGATCACTTGTGCACAAGCTTGTGAAGCCGAGCGCTTGCTGTACGTCTCCTCCCGAGCACACG ATCGATGATCataaagaaataaatggaaatgtaaCGGAGGATGCTGGAACTGAGGAAGAGACGGAAACATTTCTCCCATCAAATGCGGTTTCTCCTGTGGAGCACGAGACCTCGGTATAG
- the slc5a6b gene encoding solute carrier family 5 member 6 isoform X1: MDPSGQKYFTIIDYVIFALLLVASMAIGLYYAFTGGRQSTTQEFMYADRSMKCLPLSLSLMATFQSAVAIIGTPAEVYANGTQYWFIGCSYILGLLIPAHIFIPVFYRLHLTSVYQYLELRFCKAVRICGTVTFIFQMVIYMGVGIYTPALALNAVTGFHLWGAVLATGLVCTLYTALGGLKAVVWTDVFQTVVMFTGQLAVIIVGIHQAGGLSDAWVKVRDGGRISGIDLNPDPTVRHTFWTLGVGGVFLMLSLYGVNQAQVQRYLSSRTEREAIMSCYMVLPCLQVALMLSCLMGLVMYACYGNNSPLEQQYITSKDQMMLYFVMDMLQNFPGLPGLFVACLFSASLSTISSAFNSLATVTMVDLIKPHYSMTEARATLLSKILALSYGIICVAMAYVVHLMNSSVLQAALSIFGMVGGPLLGLFCLGIFFPCANSIGAVIGLASGLIMSFWVGIGGFLSRMPSSVQVLPLNSTNTVPAVSGNITVIDAASRPVGLNGLYSLSYMWYSALNSSTVVLIGLLISFMTGPTKGDDVASGTVYPVMRTARSLVHKLVKPSACCTSPPEHTQIDDHKEINGNVTEDAGTEEETETFLPSNAVSPVEHETSV, from the exons ATGGATCCCTCGGGGCAGAAGTACTTCACTATTATTGATTATGTGATATTTGCATTGCTGTTGGTGGCCTCCATGGCCATCGGGCTGTACTACGCCTTCACCGGAGGACGCCAGAGCACTACGCAAGAGTTCATGTATGCAGACAGGAGTATGAAGTGCCTgccgctctctctgtctctcatggCCACTTTCCAGTCGGCCGTGGCCATCATTGGCACACCGGCTGAGGTTTACGCCAATGGCACGCAGTACTGGTTTATTGGCTGCTCTTATATTCTGGGTCTCCTGATACCAGCCCATATTTTCATTCCTGTGTTCTACAGACTGCATCTCACCAGTGTTTACCAG tATTTGGAGCTGCGCTTCTGTAAAGCCGTCCGGATTTGTGGCActgttacttttatttttcagatg GTCATTTATATGGGTGTTGGCATCTATACACCTGCTCTTGCATTGAATGCAG TTACTGGTTTTCATTTATGGGGAGCAGTATTGGCGACTGGGTTAGTGTGCACGCTTTATACAGCACTG GGTGGGCTGAAGGCAGTGGTCTGGACCGATGTTTTCCAGACAGTAGTGATGTTTACTGGTCAGCTGGCCGTCATCATTGTGGGCATCCATCAGGCTGGTGGTCTGTCTGATGCCTGGGTGAAAGTCAGGGATGGTGGACGCATCTCAGGGATCGA CCTGAATCCCGACCCAACGGTGAGACACACGTTCTGGACGTTAGGTGTTGGAGGAGTGTTTCTGATGCTGTCTCTGTATGGAGTGAACCAGGCTCAGGTTCAGAGGTACCTCAGTTCCCGCACAGAGAGAGAAGCCATCAT GTCCTGCTATATGGTGCTTCCCTGTCTTCAGGTGGCTCTAATGCTCAGTTGTCTGATGGGGCTGGTCATGTACGCTTGCTATGGTAACAACAGCCCTCTAGAACAGCAGTATATCACGTCCAAAGATCAG ATGATGCTTTACTTTGTCATGGACATGTTACAGAATTTCCCTGGACTTCCTGGACTGTTTGTGGCGTGTTTGTTCAGCGCATCTCTCAG tacaatatcCTCAGCTTTTAACTCATTAGCCACGGTGACGATGGTGGATCTGATCAAACCCCATTACTCAATGACTGAGGCCAGAGCCACTCTGCTGTCAAAGATCCTGG CTCTGTCATATGGGATTATATGTGTGGCTATGGCTTACGTCGTCCATTTGATGAACAGTTCAGTTCTTCAG GCAGCTCTCAGTATCTTCGGGATGGTTGGTGGGCCGCTGCTTGGTCTGTTTTGTCTCGGCATCTTCTTCCCGTGTGCAAATAGCATC GGTGCTGTAATAGGACTTGCCTCAGGTCTGATCATGTCTTTCTGGGTTGGCATTGGTGGCTTTTTGTCTCGGATGCCCAGTTCTGTACAAGTTCTTCCACTCAACTCTACTAACACTGTACCAGCCGTCTCTGGAAACATCACCGTCATCGATGCGGCCAG CAGACCTGTAGGGCTGAATGGGTTATATTCTCTGTCATACATGTGGTACAGCGCACTCAACTCCTCCACCGTGGTGCTCATCGGACTCCTCATCAGCTTCATGACTG GCCCAACAAAAGGAGACGATGTGGCGTCTGGCACAGTGTATCCTGTGATGAGAACGGCACGATCACTTGTGCACAAGCTTGTGAAGCCGAGCGCTTGCTGTACGTCTCCTCCCGAGCACACG CAGATCGATGATCataaagaaataaatggaaatgtaaCGGAGGATGCTGGAACTGAGGAAGAGACGGAAACATTTCTCCCATCAAATGCGGTTTCTCCTGTGGAGCACGAGACCTCGGTATAG
- the slc5a6b gene encoding solute carrier family 5 member 6 isoform X5, giving the protein MDPSGQKYFTIIDYVIFALLLVASMAIGLYYAFTGGRQSTTQEFMYADRSMKCLPLSLSLMATFQSAVAIIGTPAEVYANGTQYWFIGCSYILGLLIPAHIFIPVFYRLHLTSVYQYLELRFCKAVRICGTVTFIFQMVIYMGVGIYTPALALNAVTGFHLWGAVLATGLVCTLYTALGGLKAVVWTDVFQTVVMFTGQLAVIIVGIHQAGGLSDAWVKVRDGGRISGIDLNPDPTVRHTFWTLGVGGVFLMLSLYGVNQAQVQRYLSSRTEREAIMSCYMVLPCLQVALMLSCLMGLVMYACYGNNSPLEQQYITSKDQNFPGLPGLFVACLFSASLSTISSAFNSLATVTMVDLIKPHYSMTEARATLLSKILALSYGIICVAMAYVVHLMNSSVLQAALSIFGMVGGPLLGLFCLGIFFPCANSIGAVIGLASGLIMSFWVGIGGFLSRMPSSVQVLPLNSTNTVPAVSGNITVIDAASRPVGLNGLYSLSYMWYSALNSSTVVLIGLLISFMTGPTKGDDVASGTVYPVMRTARSLVHKLVKPSACCTSPPEHTQIDDHKEINGNVTEDAGTEEETETFLPSNAVSPVEHETSV; this is encoded by the exons ATGGATCCCTCGGGGCAGAAGTACTTCACTATTATTGATTATGTGATATTTGCATTGCTGTTGGTGGCCTCCATGGCCATCGGGCTGTACTACGCCTTCACCGGAGGACGCCAGAGCACTACGCAAGAGTTCATGTATGCAGACAGGAGTATGAAGTGCCTgccgctctctctgtctctcatggCCACTTTCCAGTCGGCCGTGGCCATCATTGGCACACCGGCTGAGGTTTACGCCAATGGCACGCAGTACTGGTTTATTGGCTGCTCTTATATTCTGGGTCTCCTGATACCAGCCCATATTTTCATTCCTGTGTTCTACAGACTGCATCTCACCAGTGTTTACCAG tATTTGGAGCTGCGCTTCTGTAAAGCCGTCCGGATTTGTGGCActgttacttttatttttcagatg GTCATTTATATGGGTGTTGGCATCTATACACCTGCTCTTGCATTGAATGCAG TTACTGGTTTTCATTTATGGGGAGCAGTATTGGCGACTGGGTTAGTGTGCACGCTTTATACAGCACTG GGTGGGCTGAAGGCAGTGGTCTGGACCGATGTTTTCCAGACAGTAGTGATGTTTACTGGTCAGCTGGCCGTCATCATTGTGGGCATCCATCAGGCTGGTGGTCTGTCTGATGCCTGGGTGAAAGTCAGGGATGGTGGACGCATCTCAGGGATCGA CCTGAATCCCGACCCAACGGTGAGACACACGTTCTGGACGTTAGGTGTTGGAGGAGTGTTTCTGATGCTGTCTCTGTATGGAGTGAACCAGGCTCAGGTTCAGAGGTACCTCAGTTCCCGCACAGAGAGAGAAGCCATCAT GTCCTGCTATATGGTGCTTCCCTGTCTTCAGGTGGCTCTAATGCTCAGTTGTCTGATGGGGCTGGTCATGTACGCTTGCTATGGTAACAACAGCCCTCTAGAACAGCAGTATATCACGTCCAAAGATCAG AATTTCCCTGGACTTCCTGGACTGTTTGTGGCGTGTTTGTTCAGCGCATCTCTCAG tacaatatcCTCAGCTTTTAACTCATTAGCCACGGTGACGATGGTGGATCTGATCAAACCCCATTACTCAATGACTGAGGCCAGAGCCACTCTGCTGTCAAAGATCCTGG CTCTGTCATATGGGATTATATGTGTGGCTATGGCTTACGTCGTCCATTTGATGAACAGTTCAGTTCTTCAG GCAGCTCTCAGTATCTTCGGGATGGTTGGTGGGCCGCTGCTTGGTCTGTTTTGTCTCGGCATCTTCTTCCCGTGTGCAAATAGCATC GGTGCTGTAATAGGACTTGCCTCAGGTCTGATCATGTCTTTCTGGGTTGGCATTGGTGGCTTTTTGTCTCGGATGCCCAGTTCTGTACAAGTTCTTCCACTCAACTCTACTAACACTGTACCAGCCGTCTCTGGAAACATCACCGTCATCGATGCGGCCAG CAGACCTGTAGGGCTGAATGGGTTATATTCTCTGTCATACATGTGGTACAGCGCACTCAACTCCTCCACCGTGGTGCTCATCGGACTCCTCATCAGCTTCATGACTG GCCCAACAAAAGGAGACGATGTGGCGTCTGGCACAGTGTATCCTGTGATGAGAACGGCACGATCACTTGTGCACAAGCTTGTGAAGCCGAGCGCTTGCTGTACGTCTCCTCCCGAGCACACG CAGATCGATGATCataaagaaataaatggaaatgtaaCGGAGGATGCTGGAACTGAGGAAGAGACGGAAACATTTCTCCCATCAAATGCGGTTTCTCCTGTGGAGCACGAGACCTCGGTATAG
- the slc5a6b gene encoding solute carrier family 5 member 6 isoform X2, translated as MDPSGQKYFTIIDYVIFALLLVASMAIGLYYAFTGGRQSTTQEFMYADRSMKCLPLSLSLMATFQSAVAIIGTPAEVYANGTQYWFIGCSYILGLLIPAHIFIPVFYRLHLTSVYQYLELRFCKAVRICGTVTFIFQMVIYMGVGIYTPALALNAVTGFHLWGAVLATGLVCTLYTALGGLKAVVWTDVFQTVVMFTGQLAVIIVGIHQAGGLSDAWVKVRDGGRISGIDLNPDPTVRHTFWTLGVGGVFLMLSLYGVNQAQVQRYLSSRTEREAIMSCYMVLPCLQVALMLSCLMGLVMYACYGNNSPLEQQYITSKDQMMLYFVMDMLQNFPGLPGLFVACLFSASLSTISSAFNSLATVTMVDLIKPHYSMTEARATLLSKILALSYGIICVAMAYVVHLMNSSVLQAALSIFGMVGGPLLGLFCLGIFFPCANSIGAVIGLASGLIMSFWVGIGGFLSRMPSSVQVLPLNSTNTVPAVSGNITVIDAASRPVGLNGLYSLSYMWYSALNSSTVVLIGLLISFMTGPTKGDDVASGTVYPVMRTARSLVHKLVKPSACCTSPPEHTIDDHKEINGNVTEDAGTEEETETFLPSNAVSPVEHETSV; from the exons ATGGATCCCTCGGGGCAGAAGTACTTCACTATTATTGATTATGTGATATTTGCATTGCTGTTGGTGGCCTCCATGGCCATCGGGCTGTACTACGCCTTCACCGGAGGACGCCAGAGCACTACGCAAGAGTTCATGTATGCAGACAGGAGTATGAAGTGCCTgccgctctctctgtctctcatggCCACTTTCCAGTCGGCCGTGGCCATCATTGGCACACCGGCTGAGGTTTACGCCAATGGCACGCAGTACTGGTTTATTGGCTGCTCTTATATTCTGGGTCTCCTGATACCAGCCCATATTTTCATTCCTGTGTTCTACAGACTGCATCTCACCAGTGTTTACCAG tATTTGGAGCTGCGCTTCTGTAAAGCCGTCCGGATTTGTGGCActgttacttttatttttcagatg GTCATTTATATGGGTGTTGGCATCTATACACCTGCTCTTGCATTGAATGCAG TTACTGGTTTTCATTTATGGGGAGCAGTATTGGCGACTGGGTTAGTGTGCACGCTTTATACAGCACTG GGTGGGCTGAAGGCAGTGGTCTGGACCGATGTTTTCCAGACAGTAGTGATGTTTACTGGTCAGCTGGCCGTCATCATTGTGGGCATCCATCAGGCTGGTGGTCTGTCTGATGCCTGGGTGAAAGTCAGGGATGGTGGACGCATCTCAGGGATCGA CCTGAATCCCGACCCAACGGTGAGACACACGTTCTGGACGTTAGGTGTTGGAGGAGTGTTTCTGATGCTGTCTCTGTATGGAGTGAACCAGGCTCAGGTTCAGAGGTACCTCAGTTCCCGCACAGAGAGAGAAGCCATCAT GTCCTGCTATATGGTGCTTCCCTGTCTTCAGGTGGCTCTAATGCTCAGTTGTCTGATGGGGCTGGTCATGTACGCTTGCTATGGTAACAACAGCCCTCTAGAACAGCAGTATATCACGTCCAAAGATCAG ATGATGCTTTACTTTGTCATGGACATGTTACAGAATTTCCCTGGACTTCCTGGACTGTTTGTGGCGTGTTTGTTCAGCGCATCTCTCAG tacaatatcCTCAGCTTTTAACTCATTAGCCACGGTGACGATGGTGGATCTGATCAAACCCCATTACTCAATGACTGAGGCCAGAGCCACTCTGCTGTCAAAGATCCTGG CTCTGTCATATGGGATTATATGTGTGGCTATGGCTTACGTCGTCCATTTGATGAACAGTTCAGTTCTTCAG GCAGCTCTCAGTATCTTCGGGATGGTTGGTGGGCCGCTGCTTGGTCTGTTTTGTCTCGGCATCTTCTTCCCGTGTGCAAATAGCATC GGTGCTGTAATAGGACTTGCCTCAGGTCTGATCATGTCTTTCTGGGTTGGCATTGGTGGCTTTTTGTCTCGGATGCCCAGTTCTGTACAAGTTCTTCCACTCAACTCTACTAACACTGTACCAGCCGTCTCTGGAAACATCACCGTCATCGATGCGGCCAG CAGACCTGTAGGGCTGAATGGGTTATATTCTCTGTCATACATGTGGTACAGCGCACTCAACTCCTCCACCGTGGTGCTCATCGGACTCCTCATCAGCTTCATGACTG GCCCAACAAAAGGAGACGATGTGGCGTCTGGCACAGTGTATCCTGTGATGAGAACGGCACGATCACTTGTGCACAAGCTTGTGAAGCCGAGCGCTTGCTGTACGTCTCCTCCCGAGCACACG ATCGATGATCataaagaaataaatggaaatgtaaCGGAGGATGCTGGAACTGAGGAAGAGACGGAAACATTTCTCCCATCAAATGCGGTTTCTCCTGTGGAGCACGAGACCTCGGTATAG
- the slc5a6b gene encoding solute carrier family 5 member 6 isoform X3, whose amino-acid sequence MDPSGQKYFTIIDYVIFALLLVASMAIGLYYAFTGGRQSTTQEFMYADRSMKCLPLSLSLMATFQSAVAIIGTPAEVYANGTQYWFIGCSYILGLLIPAHIFIPVFYRLHLTSVYQYLELRFCKAVRICGTVTFIFQMVIYMGVGIYTPALALNAVTGFHLWGAVLATGLVCTLYTALGGLKAVVWTDVFQTVVMFTGQLAVIIVGIHQAGGLSDAWVKVRDGGRISGIDLNPDPTVRHTFWTLGVGGVFLMLSLYGVNQAQVQRYLSSRTEREAIMSCYMVLPCLQVALMLSCLMGLVMYACYGNNSPLEQQYITSKDQMMLYFVMDMLQNFPGLPGLFVACLFSASLSTISSAFNSLATVTMVDLIKPHYSMTEARATLLSKILALSYGIICVAMAYVVHLMNSSVLQAALSIFGMVGGPLLGLFCLGIFFPCANSIGAVIGLASGLIMSFWVGIGGFLSRMPSSVQVLPLNSTNTVPAVSGNITVIDAARPVGLNGLYSLSYMWYSALNSSTVVLIGLLISFMTGPTKGDDVASGTVYPVMRTARSLVHKLVKPSACCTSPPEHTQIDDHKEINGNVTEDAGTEEETETFLPSNAVSPVEHETSV is encoded by the exons ATGGATCCCTCGGGGCAGAAGTACTTCACTATTATTGATTATGTGATATTTGCATTGCTGTTGGTGGCCTCCATGGCCATCGGGCTGTACTACGCCTTCACCGGAGGACGCCAGAGCACTACGCAAGAGTTCATGTATGCAGACAGGAGTATGAAGTGCCTgccgctctctctgtctctcatggCCACTTTCCAGTCGGCCGTGGCCATCATTGGCACACCGGCTGAGGTTTACGCCAATGGCACGCAGTACTGGTTTATTGGCTGCTCTTATATTCTGGGTCTCCTGATACCAGCCCATATTTTCATTCCTGTGTTCTACAGACTGCATCTCACCAGTGTTTACCAG tATTTGGAGCTGCGCTTCTGTAAAGCCGTCCGGATTTGTGGCActgttacttttatttttcagatg GTCATTTATATGGGTGTTGGCATCTATACACCTGCTCTTGCATTGAATGCAG TTACTGGTTTTCATTTATGGGGAGCAGTATTGGCGACTGGGTTAGTGTGCACGCTTTATACAGCACTG GGTGGGCTGAAGGCAGTGGTCTGGACCGATGTTTTCCAGACAGTAGTGATGTTTACTGGTCAGCTGGCCGTCATCATTGTGGGCATCCATCAGGCTGGTGGTCTGTCTGATGCCTGGGTGAAAGTCAGGGATGGTGGACGCATCTCAGGGATCGA CCTGAATCCCGACCCAACGGTGAGACACACGTTCTGGACGTTAGGTGTTGGAGGAGTGTTTCTGATGCTGTCTCTGTATGGAGTGAACCAGGCTCAGGTTCAGAGGTACCTCAGTTCCCGCACAGAGAGAGAAGCCATCAT GTCCTGCTATATGGTGCTTCCCTGTCTTCAGGTGGCTCTAATGCTCAGTTGTCTGATGGGGCTGGTCATGTACGCTTGCTATGGTAACAACAGCCCTCTAGAACAGCAGTATATCACGTCCAAAGATCAG ATGATGCTTTACTTTGTCATGGACATGTTACAGAATTTCCCTGGACTTCCTGGACTGTTTGTGGCGTGTTTGTTCAGCGCATCTCTCAG tacaatatcCTCAGCTTTTAACTCATTAGCCACGGTGACGATGGTGGATCTGATCAAACCCCATTACTCAATGACTGAGGCCAGAGCCACTCTGCTGTCAAAGATCCTGG CTCTGTCATATGGGATTATATGTGTGGCTATGGCTTACGTCGTCCATTTGATGAACAGTTCAGTTCTTCAG GCAGCTCTCAGTATCTTCGGGATGGTTGGTGGGCCGCTGCTTGGTCTGTTTTGTCTCGGCATCTTCTTCCCGTGTGCAAATAGCATC GGTGCTGTAATAGGACTTGCCTCAGGTCTGATCATGTCTTTCTGGGTTGGCATTGGTGGCTTTTTGTCTCGGATGCCCAGTTCTGTACAAGTTCTTCCACTCAACTCTACTAACACTGTACCAGCCGTCTCTGGAAACATCACCGTCATCGATGCGGCCAG ACCTGTAGGGCTGAATGGGTTATATTCTCTGTCATACATGTGGTACAGCGCACTCAACTCCTCCACCGTGGTGCTCATCGGACTCCTCATCAGCTTCATGACTG GCCCAACAAAAGGAGACGATGTGGCGTCTGGCACAGTGTATCCTGTGATGAGAACGGCACGATCACTTGTGCACAAGCTTGTGAAGCCGAGCGCTTGCTGTACGTCTCCTCCCGAGCACACG CAGATCGATGATCataaagaaataaatggaaatgtaaCGGAGGATGCTGGAACTGAGGAAGAGACGGAAACATTTCTCCCATCAAATGCGGTTTCTCCTGTGGAGCACGAGACCTCGGTATAG